One window of the Thermodesulfomicrobium sp. WS genome contains the following:
- the flgM gene encoding flagellar biosynthesis anti-sigma factor FlgM: MAIKTITSPLAGYEAQRLTPELERTETTRHRTPTPETDRVSLSEEGRRKAAVLIAATEADGVRAHKVAALKAQVAAGTYAPKSEDIAAAMVRHDLDLWG, translated from the coding sequence ATGGCCATCAAGACCATCACTTCTCCCCTGGCGGGCTATGAAGCCCAGCGCCTCACCCCGGAATTGGAGCGCACCGAGACCACGCGGCACCGCACTCCCACCCCGGAAACCGACCGGGTGTCGCTTTCCGAAGAAGGTCGGCGCAAGGCCGCCGTGCTCATCGCCGCCACCGAGGCGGACGGGGTGCGGGCGCACAAGGTAGCGGCCCTCAAGGCCCAGGTGGCAGCAGGCACCTACGCGCCCAAGAGCGAGGACATCGCCGCCGCCATGGTGCGCCATGACCTCGACCTTTGGGGTTAG
- the fliW gene encoding flagellar assembly protein FliW, with amino-acid sequence MEQRNTRVIASRVGKVAVDPASVVTFPHGLIGFERLRDFVLVDFKPGTPFRYLQSLERAEVGFLVADPFAFLGEYRIQVSSVEERILKVRSVRELVVLVLVTVPKGRPEDTSLNLMGPLCLNVRERIGLQVPQVGMQPTRVLLRDCGGESAVMARVG; translated from the coding sequence ATGGAACAGCGAAACACACGGGTCATAGCCTCCCGCGTGGGAAAGGTGGCCGTGGATCCGGCCTCGGTGGTGACCTTTCCCCATGGCCTCATCGGTTTTGAGCGGTTGCGGGATTTCGTGCTGGTGGACTTCAAGCCCGGCACGCCGTTTCGGTACCTGCAAAGTCTCGAGCGCGCCGAAGTGGGGTTTTTGGTGGCCGATCCCTTTGCCTTTCTCGGGGAGTACCGCATTCAGGTGAGCAGCGTCGAGGAACGCATCCTCAAGGTACGCTCCGTGCGGGAACTGGTGGTGCTGGTGCTGGTGACGGTCCCCAAGGGTCGGCCTGAGGACACCAGTCTCAACCTCATGGGGCCGCTCTGCCTCAATGTCCGCGAGCGTATCGGCCTGCAGGTCCCCCAAGTGGGCATGCAGCCCACCCGGGTACTGCTGCGTGATTGCGGCGGGGAGTCGGCGGTGATGGCGCGGGTAGGCTAA
- the csrA gene encoding carbon storage regulator CsrA encodes MLILSRKVGESLILGEDIRITVLAVRGQQVRLGLEIPAEVPVFREEIYLKVREANTAALETNEHDLLAAASLWNSETHGS; translated from the coding sequence ATGCTCATTTTGTCGCGGAAAGTGGGAGAGAGCCTGATCCTGGGGGAGGATATCCGCATCACCGTACTGGCGGTGCGCGGGCAGCAGGTCCGGCTCGGCCTGGAGATCCCGGCGGAGGTGCCGGTATTTCGGGAGGAGATCTATCTCAAGGTGCGGGAGGCCAACACGGCCGCCCTGGAAACCAATGAACACGACCTTTTGGCGGCGGCATCATTATGGAACAGCGAAACACACGGGTCATAG
- the flgL gene encoding flagellar hook-associated protein FlgL, with the protein MRVTTRSLYGDFLSTVARTQAKLADLNEQAATQKRVNKPSDDPVGTARIFAYRDSLAAIGQYEKNIEAAKGWLGLADEVTMQASDILSRLQALAEQGATGTLTAKDRAASAYEARQLFQQLLGLANSRYEGNSIFAGHRMDETAYVQGAMVLNQDGAVVARAEGSPPATILVQFVGPAGTQATVGTTDPITYRYTTDGGVNWTTKTMDATWPHTVDLDGVTVHLENGFTVDLSPATNTKTSQGTWLTVATAAVYQGDVEAEAAVTYTAKPTAASALQVDALPGLSQDVRIQVTAGSMGGAVSYRYSLDGGTTWSALQTADTGLSPVLWTPGGAVRLRAPSGTSLAGVDLTARAASTSVDTLGTAVTAWAAGSFSTNVLVRVDTATSVGAAGTISYSYSIDGGTTWSTGHSAPNGTNPVLAVPGGEVRLTPGPGGESALPQNALFVVRPTSASHEVDVALGARVRLNDVGMEIFGGVFAFGAVTAAADANRADNLLVAAAKLVAALETNDQQGCGRAVDAIKQARSALSVSMASIGARENRLEVAATVLSGLKLDETERLSRVEDVDIAELMTRLTSQQMAYEAVLRSSSYILRQSLANYL; encoded by the coding sequence ATGCGCGTCACCACCCGCAGCCTGTACGGCGACTTCCTGTCCACCGTTGCCCGGACGCAAGCAAAACTGGCGGATCTCAACGAGCAGGCCGCCACCCAGAAGCGTGTCAACAAGCCTTCGGACGACCCCGTGGGCACGGCCCGCATCTTTGCCTACCGCGATTCCTTGGCGGCCATCGGCCAGTATGAGAAGAACATCGAGGCGGCCAAAGGGTGGCTGGGACTGGCCGATGAAGTCACCATGCAGGCGAGCGACATCTTGTCGCGGCTGCAAGCCCTGGCCGAGCAGGGGGCGACAGGGACCCTCACCGCCAAGGATCGGGCCGCCTCGGCCTACGAGGCCCGGCAGCTCTTCCAGCAGCTCCTGGGCCTGGCCAATAGCCGCTACGAGGGCAATTCCATCTTTGCCGGGCACCGGATGGACGAGACCGCCTATGTCCAAGGCGCCATGGTCCTGAACCAGGACGGCGCCGTAGTGGCGCGGGCCGAGGGCAGCCCGCCCGCCACCATCCTCGTGCAATTCGTGGGCCCAGCGGGCACCCAGGCCACGGTGGGGACCACCGACCCCATCACCTACCGCTACACGACCGACGGCGGGGTCAATTGGACCACCAAGACCATGGACGCCACCTGGCCGCACACCGTGGACTTGGACGGGGTGACGGTGCATCTGGAAAACGGCTTCACCGTGGACCTTTCCCCTGCCACCAACACCAAGACGTCTCAGGGGACCTGGCTCACGGTGGCCACCGCCGCGGTGTACCAGGGCGATGTGGAGGCCGAGGCGGCCGTCACCTATACGGCCAAGCCCACGGCGGCTTCCGCCCTGCAGGTGGACGCCCTGCCCGGCCTTTCCCAGGACGTGCGCATCCAGGTCACTGCAGGCAGCATGGGCGGAGCGGTTTCCTACCGGTATAGCTTGGATGGCGGCACCACGTGGAGCGCCCTTCAGACCGCGGATACCGGTCTTTCGCCGGTGCTCTGGACCCCGGGCGGTGCTGTGCGTCTGCGGGCGCCGTCCGGGACGAGTCTCGCGGGCGTGGATCTGACCGCCCGTGCAGCTTCCACCAGTGTGGATACCTTGGGGACCGCGGTTACCGCGTGGGCGGCAGGGAGTTTTTCCACCAACGTGCTCGTGCGGGTGGATACCGCCACCTCGGTGGGGGCTGCGGGGACCATCAGCTACTCCTACAGCATCGACGGCGGAACGACGTGGTCCACGGGGCACAGCGCGCCCAATGGGACCAATCCTGTACTGGCGGTTCCTGGCGGTGAGGTGCGGCTCACCCCGGGGCCGGGCGGGGAGTCGGCACTGCCGCAGAATGCCCTGTTCGTGGTGCGGCCCACCAGTGCCAGCCACGAAGTGGACGTGGCCTTGGGGGCGCGGGTGCGGCTCAACGACGTGGGCATGGAAATCTTTGGCGGGGTGTTTGCTTTTGGCGCGGTGACGGCCGCGGCCGACGCCAACCGGGCGGACAACCTCTTGGTGGCGGCGGCCAAGCTGGTGGCGGCGCTGGAGACCAACGATCAGCAGGGCTGCGGCCGGGCGGTGGATGCCATCAAGCAGGCGCGTTCCGCCCTGTCCGTGAGCATGGCTTCCATCGGTGCGCGGGAGAATCGCCTGGAAGTGGCCGCAACAGTGCTCTCAGGCCTCAAACTCGACGAAACCGAGCGCCTGAGCCGCGTGGAGGACGTGGACATCGCCGAACTCATGACCCGTTTGACCAGCCAGCAGATGGCCTACGAGGCGGTGCTGCGGTCTTCGTCGTACATCCTGCGCCAGAGCCTGGCCAACTATCTCTAG
- the flgK gene encoding flagellar hook-associated protein FlgK, whose translation MVGITSLFEIGKRSLLASQSAIQVTGNNISNANTEGYSRQRVRLEDGLYISTVPGQIGSGVQAAEVLRDFDEFIELQYLGKSSEYLRWDTLSARLQDVEGAFNEANTEGMNTALARFFADWQQLATRPDDSNVRTALLADAQNLQIFLTGADSRLEQMRAQADAALEDDVETINGLLRDIARLNVAILGAEVPGSINANGLRDERAALVRTLAEKMDIVYLDNGGGNVTITTKAGQTLVSRGEYFELKVEGPQAIADVAAFDGSIQFSGQSDHEYLVQVVTGGALGTAQFRVSVDGGRTWLADASGNDTFSAQAYANRITLPDGKLDVWFTAGTQNLQAGDIFEIVPHKGVYWYENSSSKMNITPRIFPSGQEDASRITGGSVAGICAFRDFYVGRYSEKLDALVKTVVWEVNQLHSQGTGLDPLTGWTATNAVRNTGVALGGADSGLIYGEKLTAGNLSLSVYTDSGSLVRTVGLDLDSGTTGQQNFDPAVHTLEDVRAAFDAVDGISATIVDGRLRLAADSGFTFAFGADATGLLAALGINTFFDGSRAKDLRVNETVSAEPDLIASGHVNGAGERNVGDNATALAMAALQHKKVAFTTTFEGTVQQTVQDNYASLVALIGADVSNASFNQDYHKTLADDLARRQDEVAGVNLDEEMTNLIKFQHAYAAAAKLITTSDAMIQTLLGIKN comes from the coding sequence ATGGTCGGCATCACCAGTCTGTTCGAGATCGGCAAGCGCTCGCTTCTGGCGAGCCAAAGCGCCATCCAGGTCACCGGCAACAACATCTCCAACGCCAATACCGAAGGCTACAGCCGGCAGCGGGTGCGCCTGGAAGACGGTCTCTACATCAGCACCGTGCCCGGCCAGATCGGCTCTGGGGTGCAGGCCGCCGAGGTCCTGCGGGATTTCGATGAGTTCATCGAACTCCAATATCTCGGCAAATCCTCGGAGTATTTGCGTTGGGACACCTTGAGCGCCCGCCTGCAGGATGTGGAAGGGGCGTTCAACGAGGCCAATACCGAGGGCATGAACACGGCCCTGGCGCGATTCTTTGCCGATTGGCAGCAGCTCGCCACCCGGCCCGACGACAGCAATGTCCGCACCGCCCTGCTCGCGGATGCCCAGAACTTGCAGATCTTTCTCACCGGCGCCGACAGCCGCCTGGAACAGATGCGCGCCCAGGCGGATGCGGCCCTGGAAGACGACGTGGAGACCATCAACGGCCTGCTTCGGGACATCGCCCGGCTCAATGTGGCCATTTTGGGGGCTGAGGTGCCGGGGAGCATCAATGCCAATGGGTTGCGCGATGAGCGCGCCGCCTTGGTGCGCACGCTCGCCGAGAAGATGGACATCGTGTACCTGGATAACGGCGGCGGCAACGTGACCATCACCACCAAGGCCGGGCAGACGTTGGTCTCTCGGGGGGAGTATTTCGAGCTCAAGGTGGAAGGGCCCCAGGCCATCGCCGATGTGGCGGCCTTTGACGGCAGTATCCAGTTTTCCGGGCAAAGCGACCACGAATACTTGGTGCAGGTGGTCACCGGCGGAGCCTTGGGGACGGCGCAGTTTCGGGTGTCCGTGGACGGTGGGCGCACCTGGCTTGCGGACGCCAGCGGCAACGACACCTTTTCGGCCCAGGCGTACGCCAACCGCATCACCCTGCCGGACGGCAAGCTCGACGTGTGGTTTACGGCCGGGACGCAAAACCTCCAGGCCGGAGACATCTTTGAGATCGTGCCCCACAAGGGGGTATACTGGTACGAGAACTCGTCCTCCAAGATGAACATCACCCCGCGCATCTTCCCCAGCGGCCAGGAGGACGCCAGCCGCATCACCGGCGGCAGTGTCGCCGGGATCTGCGCCTTTCGGGACTTCTACGTGGGGCGGTACAGCGAAAAGCTCGATGCCCTGGTGAAGACCGTGGTGTGGGAGGTGAACCAGCTCCATTCCCAGGGTACGGGCTTGGATCCCCTCACGGGCTGGACCGCCACCAACGCGGTGCGCAATACCGGTGTTGCTCTGGGCGGCGCCGATAGCGGCCTCATCTATGGGGAGAAGCTCACGGCCGGGAACCTGTCGCTTTCCGTGTACACGGACTCGGGCTCCCTGGTGCGAACCGTGGGCCTGGATTTGGATTCGGGAACCACCGGGCAGCAGAATTTCGATCCTGCGGTGCACACCCTGGAAGACGTGCGCGCGGCCTTCGACGCCGTGGACGGCATCTCTGCCACCATCGTGGACGGACGGCTGCGTCTGGCGGCCGATTCCGGCTTCACCTTCGCCTTTGGCGCCGACGCTACGGGCCTTTTGGCGGCACTGGGCATCAATACCTTTTTTGACGGCTCCCGGGCCAAGGATCTGCGGGTCAATGAGACCGTAAGCGCCGAGCCGGACCTCATCGCCTCCGGGCATGTGAACGGGGCAGGCGAGCGCAACGTGGGGGACAACGCCACGGCCCTGGCCATGGCAGCCCTGCAGCACAAAAAAGTCGCGTTCACCACCACCTTCGAGGGCACGGTGCAGCAGACGGTGCAGGATAACTACGCCAGCCTGGTGGCCTTGATCGGCGCGGATGTCTCCAACGCGTCGTTCAATCAGGACTACCACAAGACCTTGGCTGACGATCTGGCCCGGCGTCAGGACGAAGTGGCGGGTGTCAACCTGGACGAGGAGATGACCAATCTCATCAAATTCCAGCATGCCTACGCGGCTGCCGCCAAGCTCATCACCACGTCCGATGCCATGATCCAGACCCTTCTGGGCATCAAGAATTAA
- the flgN gene encoding flagellar export chaperone FlgN has translation MEQLVVQSIARQAKGAQLLAMLLEEEHRLLRAGTPQAVAGVELMVQELVRQLAAERALVRRLLEPMGVQRVSELMAQMEDGPRAKCAQWLQALEEGEQKSARQSMINMDLAEALLQQTRGLLARIQRDVLPRESHVYTARGMWQRRAPEAALVHGRL, from the coding sequence ATGGAACAGCTCGTGGTGCAGAGCATCGCCCGTCAAGCCAAAGGGGCGCAGCTTTTGGCCATGCTCTTGGAAGAGGAGCACCGGTTGCTGCGCGCCGGCACTCCCCAGGCCGTGGCCGGGGTCGAACTCATGGTGCAGGAATTGGTGCGGCAACTCGCTGCGGAACGCGCCTTGGTGCGCCGGCTCCTGGAGCCCATGGGAGTCCAGCGGGTCAGCGAGCTCATGGCGCAGATGGAAGACGGCCCGCGGGCCAAGTGTGCGCAGTGGCTGCAGGCCCTGGAGGAAGGGGAGCAGAAGAGCGCGCGCCAGAGCATGATCAACATGGATTTGGCCGAAGCCCTGCTGCAGCAGACCAGGGGGCTTCTGGCCCGCATCCAGCGTGACGTGCTGCCGCGGGAAAGTCATGTCTATACCGCCCGGGGAATGTGGCAGCGGCGGGCGCCGGAGGCCGCCTTGGTGCACGGGAGGTTGTGA
- a CDS encoding acyl-CoA thioesterase, producing the protein MSIARTPRGLLVLRTLAMPKDTNPSGDIFGGWILSQMDIAGGLMASEVAQGRVVTVSVEKMSFDKPVKMGDTICIHAELVRVGRSSLDIKLEVWARQLVGVYEAERQLVTEGVFRYVAVDEARRPREVPENPHFFIRNPDGTATVRPCATT; encoded by the coding sequence ATGTCCATTGCTCGCACCCCGCGCGGCCTGCTGGTGCTGCGCACCCTCGCCATGCCCAAGGACACCAACCCCAGCGGCGACATCTTCGGCGGCTGGATCTTGAGCCAAATGGACATCGCCGGCGGGCTCATGGCCTCGGAAGTGGCCCAGGGCCGGGTGGTGACGGTGAGTGTGGAGAAGATGAGTTTCGATAAGCCCGTGAAGATGGGAGACACCATCTGCATCCACGCCGAATTGGTGCGCGTGGGCCGCTCCTCCCTGGACATCAAGCTGGAGGTCTGGGCCCGGCAATTGGTGGGGGTCTACGAAGCCGAACGCCAGTTGGTGACCGAAGGGGTATTCCGCTACGTGGCGGTGGACGAGGCGCGCCGGCCGCGGGAAGTGCCGGAAAATCCGCACTTCTTTATCCGGAACCCCGATGGCACGGCGACAGTGCGCCCATGTGCTACCACGTAA
- a CDS encoding rod-binding protein, whose translation MADIRALGSRDPDSPQVREARLKKATQDFEALFLAQMWKQMRQGVGKDGLLSSPQSESYISMFDQEMGVKMAEAGGIGLGDMLFRQLQTRLERAGHGAPAPLRPLRAPVASASGAAPSAASSPGPAQPDPSAAAVDALAERIVREKAQALAPGANAALRPEADAAHGPQTASAAPLSSGEGIWLTW comes from the coding sequence ATGGCGGATATTCGAGCGCTTGGCTCCCGAGACCCCGATTCCCCGCAGGTGCGCGAGGCGCGGTTGAAGAAGGCCACCCAGGACTTCGAGGCCCTGTTCCTTGCGCAGATGTGGAAGCAGATGCGCCAGGGGGTGGGCAAGGACGGGCTGCTCTCCTCCCCCCAATCGGAAAGCTACATCTCCATGTTTGATCAAGAGATGGGAGTGAAGATGGCCGAGGCCGGAGGCATCGGCCTTGGGGACATGCTCTTTCGGCAGCTGCAAACGCGCCTGGAGCGTGCTGGCCATGGCGCGCCGGCGCCGCTGCGCCCGCTGCGCGCCCCGGTGGCGTCTGCTTCTGGGGCGGCCCCCAGTGCAGCGTCCTCGCCAGGTCCAGCGCAGCCGGACCCCAGCGCAGCGGCGGTGGACGCCCTGGCAGAGCGCATCGTGCGCGAAAAGGCCCAGGCGCTTGCCCCCGGGGCCAACGCAGCACTGCGCCCGGAGGCAGACGCGGCCCACGGGCCGCAGACGGCCTCGGCGGCGCCGCTTTCCTCAGGCGAGGGGATTTGGCTTACGTGGTAG
- a CDS encoding flagellar basal body P-ring protein FlgI — MCGRFRNIAAWIVLAVLGVTAAGPAWGARLKDIASFSGVRSNDLVGYGLVVGLSGTGDKSGSEFTIQSMTNMLESMGVKVDRAQLKPKNVAAVMVTAKMPASARPGSRLDVTVSSMGDAQSLLGGVLLLTPLRGVDGQVYALSQGPLTVGGFSAAGEATTTTKNVVTVARIPGGAVVERPVPFQFNEQKDVTIHLDDQDFSTTQQVVNTLNEVMAGPYAAAQDAATVKLRIPERYQGNIVGLMAELENVEIRPDSRARVVVDEKTGTVVFGANVTLSKVAVTHGNLQLVVAEQPQVSQPGAFSGGQTVVTPNTQVGAREEKRNITMLEGATVQDLVQGLNAIGATPRDLISILRTLKAAGALHADLEVL; from the coding sequence ATGTGTGGCCGTTTTAGGAATATCGCCGCGTGGATCGTGCTCGCCGTGTTGGGTGTGACGGCGGCAGGCCCGGCGTGGGGGGCGCGGCTCAAGGATATCGCCTCCTTCAGTGGGGTGCGCTCCAATGATCTGGTGGGCTACGGCTTGGTGGTCGGGCTTTCGGGCACCGGAGACAAGAGCGGCTCGGAGTTCACCATCCAGTCCATGACCAACATGCTCGAATCCATGGGCGTCAAGGTGGACCGTGCCCAGCTCAAGCCGAAAAATGTGGCTGCGGTCATGGTCACGGCCAAGATGCCGGCCTCGGCGCGTCCGGGCTCGCGGCTGGACGTGACGGTTTCTTCCATGGGCGACGCCCAGTCGCTTCTGGGCGGAGTCCTGCTGCTGACCCCGCTGCGGGGCGTGGACGGACAGGTCTATGCCTTGTCCCAAGGCCCGCTCACCGTGGGGGGATTTTCCGCCGCAGGCGAGGCGACCACGACCACCAAGAACGTGGTGACCGTGGCGCGCATCCCGGGCGGGGCGGTGGTGGAGCGTCCGGTGCCCTTCCAGTTCAACGAGCAAAAAGACGTGACCATCCATCTGGATGATCAGGATTTCAGCACCACCCAACAGGTGGTGAACACCCTCAACGAGGTCATGGCCGGGCCGTACGCCGCGGCCCAGGACGCGGCCACGGTGAAGCTGCGCATCCCGGAGCGCTACCAGGGCAACATCGTGGGCCTCATGGCAGAGCTGGAGAACGTGGAAATCCGTCCCGACAGCCGGGCACGGGTGGTGGTGGACGAAAAGACCGGTACCGTGGTTTTTGGTGCCAACGTGACCTTGTCCAAGGTGGCGGTGACCCACGGAAACCTTCAACTTGTGGTGGCCGAGCAGCCGCAGGTATCCCAGCCCGGGGCCTTTTCCGGCGGGCAGACCGTGGTGACGCCCAATACCCAGGTGGGGGCGCGTGAGGAAAAACGCAACATCACCATGCTCGAAGGGGCCACGGTGCAGGATTTGGTGCAAGGGCTCAACGCCATCGGCGCCACGCCCCGGGATCTCATCTCCATTCTCCGCACGCTCAAGGCCGCGGGCGCCCTGCACGCGGATCTAGAAGTGCTCTAG
- a CDS encoding flagellar basal body L-ring protein FlgH yields the protein MKAIGTMLVLVTLVVGCATPSRRPSVGRGLEPQPQTAVPAWENPGSLYDPDGAAVLFADPRARRVGDIVVVKVLDSTTAKNKASTTADKKSSVDLGVSNFLGRDSLPYLGDVGTTPMVKAGSTNNFEGDGETKRESSVKATVAARVTRVLPGGVLEIMGAREMRVNGETQLVAVEGLVRARDIAADNTVESSYLADARIEFFGEGVLAEKQRPGWLARILDHVWPF from the coding sequence ATGAAAGCCATAGGGACGATGCTGGTACTTGTGACCCTGGTTGTGGGGTGCGCGACTCCTTCCCGCCGACCCTCCGTGGGGCGCGGCCTGGAGCCGCAGCCGCAGACGGCGGTGCCTGCCTGGGAAAATCCCGGATCCCTGTACGATCCTGATGGGGCGGCGGTCTTGTTTGCCGATCCCCGGGCGCGGCGGGTGGGGGATATCGTGGTGGTGAAGGTCCTGGACAGCACCACGGCCAAGAACAAGGCGTCCACCACGGCGGATAAAAAGAGCTCCGTCGATCTGGGAGTCAGTAATTTTTTGGGGCGGGATTCCCTGCCGTATCTCGGCGATGTGGGCACCACCCCCATGGTCAAGGCTGGGTCCACCAACAATTTTGAAGGCGATGGGGAGACCAAAAGGGAGAGTTCGGTGAAGGCCACGGTGGCGGCACGGGTGACGCGGGTCCTTCCTGGCGGGGTGTTGGAAATCATGGGCGCCCGGGAGATGCGCGTCAACGGCGAGACCCAGTTGGTGGCTGTGGAAGGCTTGGTCCGGGCGCGGGACATCGCTGCGGACAACACCGTGGAGTCTTCGTATTTGGCGGATGCCCGCATCGAATTCTTTGGCGAAGGGGTGCTGGCGGAAAAGCAGCGGCCGGGATGGCTGGCAAGGATTTTGGACCATGTGTGGCCGTTTTAG
- the flgA gene encoding flagellar basal body P-ring formation chaperone FlgA, whose product MRAVLLFLVMILTASAATAGRLVVPEAVCVPAEANAITLAHVARAEGEEAMAFLERWGATPVALAPQAIGGRVRILGRDLQQAVAGRIPVPAPPLAFPEAIVVQRGGQVVAVERLRPALEQALGAHLAALGGEVRITQWRLPQWFFIAADAPVRFRLAPPSALSGSIPVRVEAVDEAGVVRDVLSGVVLAEVWAEVPCAARSLSRGEVVQEQSVVRMRMDLAALGRPVWDGAGMGAVRVRSAVPQGRPILAEMVEPVPVVERGRMVRVVFDNGRLRLAVPGQSLEDGGVGSVIRVRNLQSQRVVEARVVDESTVRVGGI is encoded by the coding sequence ATGCGCGCTGTGCTGCTTTTCCTCGTCATGATCTTGACAGCCTCGGCGGCCACGGCAGGGCGTCTGGTGGTCCCCGAGGCCGTGTGCGTGCCTGCCGAGGCCAATGCCATCACCTTGGCGCATGTGGCGCGGGCCGAAGGCGAGGAGGCCATGGCCTTTCTCGAACGATGGGGAGCGACACCGGTAGCCTTGGCCCCGCAGGCCATTGGGGGGCGCGTGCGCATCTTGGGGCGGGACCTGCAGCAGGCCGTGGCCGGGCGCATTCCGGTGCCTGCCCCGCCTCTGGCCTTTCCGGAGGCGATTGTGGTGCAGCGGGGCGGCCAGGTGGTGGCGGTGGAGCGTTTGCGCCCTGCCCTGGAGCAGGCCTTGGGGGCGCATCTGGCTGCTCTGGGCGGGGAGGTGCGCATCACCCAGTGGCGGCTGCCGCAATGGTTTTTCATCGCTGCTGATGCGCCGGTGCGGTTCCGCCTGGCGCCGCCGTCGGCCCTTTCCGGCTCCATCCCGGTGCGCGTGGAGGCGGTGGACGAGGCGGGTGTGGTGCGGGATGTCCTCTCCGGGGTGGTGCTTGCCGAGGTGTGGGCCGAGGTGCCCTGCGCGGCGCGGTCCCTTTCCCGGGGTGAGGTGGTGCAGGAGCAGAGCGTGGTGCGCATGCGCATGGATCTGGCGGCCCTGGGGCGTCCGGTGTGGGACGGCGCGGGCATGGGGGCCGTGCGGGTGCGCTCCGCGGTGCCGCAGGGAAGGCCCATCCTGGCGGAGATGGTGGAGCCGGTGCCGGTGGTGGAGCGGGGGCGTATGGTCCGTGTGGTTTTTGACAACGGCCGGCTGCGGTTGGCGGTCCCTGGCCAGAGTTTGGAGGACGGCGGGGTTGGCAGCGTGATCCGGGTCCGCAACCTGCAAAGCCAGCGTGTGGTGGAGGCCCGGGTGGTGGATGAGTCCACGGTGCGTGTGGGGGGCATATGA
- the flgG gene encoding flagellar basal-body rod protein FlgG translates to MIRALWTAASGMVAQQMNLDVTSNNLANVNTTGFKKNRAEFEDLMYQNLKIAGTLNQNGDQLPVGLQIGLGVRPVAVHKLFSQGDFQNTGNQLDIAIEGEGFFRVDKGGEIAYTRSGAFKLNSNGTIVTDNGYPLQPAFTVPQDTQNIVITEDGHLTCVDKNGTTLAETDIPVYTFVNPAGLKAIGRNLFYQTDASGEAIENVPGQGNAGTLAQGFLEMSNVEIVEEMVNMIVGQRAYEANSKAITTADSLLQIANQVKR, encoded by the coding sequence ATGATTCGCGCATTATGGACCGCGGCCTCGGGCATGGTGGCCCAGCAGATGAATCTGGATGTGACATCCAACAACCTGGCCAACGTCAACACCACGGGATTCAAGAAGAACCGCGCCGAGTTCGAAGACCTCATGTACCAGAATCTCAAGATCGCAGGCACACTCAATCAAAACGGCGATCAGCTTCCTGTTGGCCTGCAAATCGGCCTTGGTGTGCGCCCTGTGGCCGTGCACAAGCTCTTTTCCCAGGGCGATTTTCAAAACACCGGCAATCAACTGGACATCGCCATCGAGGGCGAAGGATTTTTCCGCGTCGATAAGGGCGGGGAAATCGCCTATACGCGAAGTGGGGCGTTCAAGCTCAATAGCAATGGCACCATCGTCACCGACAATGGGTACCCCTTGCAGCCGGCCTTCACCGTTCCCCAGGACACCCAGAACATCGTCATCACCGAGGACGGGCACCTCACCTGCGTGGACAAGAACGGCACCACGCTGGCGGAGACGGACATCCCGGTATACACCTTCGTGAACCCCGCAGGGCTCAAGGCCATTGGCCGCAACCTCTTCTACCAGACCGACGCCTCGGGCGAGGCCATTGAGAACGTGCCTGGCCAAGGCAACGCCGGTACCCTGGCTCAGGGGTTTCTGGAAATGTCCAATGTGGAGATCGTGGAGGAGATGGTGAACATGATCGTGGGTCAGCGTGCGTACGAGGCCAACTCCAAGGCGATTACCACCGCGGATTCCCTCTTGCAGATCGCCAATCAGGTGAAACGCTAG